The Rissa tridactyla isolate bRisTri1 chromosome 6, bRisTri1.patW.cur.20221130, whole genome shotgun sequence genome includes a region encoding these proteins:
- the NEU2 gene encoding sialidase-2 — protein sequence MASFPVLKQETLFQNGTWSYRIPALLYLPRFSIILAFAEEREDVVDEHAKLIAMRRGMYDPTTHRIQWNSMETIVSAQLKDHRSMNPCPVYDEVTGKLILFFIAVPGKISEQHQLRTKINLVRLCYVTSTDQGRTWSTAQDVTDGTISTEYKNWATFAVGPGHGLQLLNEARSLVIPAYAYRILDPKQHPTPHAFCFISSDHGTTWEMGNFVGEESAVECQVAEVHTCGRKVLYCNARSSRGARIQAVSYNHGLDFEGGQRVETLVEPPSGCHGSVTAFPPPPGARCQDSWLLYAHPTDPRSRRDLGIYLNKSPLNPAHWTKPSILFKGLCAYSDLQYMGVGPDGSPLFSCLFEYGTHKQCEEIIFVMFTLKQAFPSEC from the exons CCAGAACGGTACCTGGAGCTACCGAATTCCAGCCCTGCTCTACCTGCCGCGCTTCAGCATCATCCTGGCATTTGCTGAGGAACGGGAGGATGTGGTAGATGAACACGCCAAGCTAATAGCGATGCGCAGAGGCATGTATGACCCAACCACGCACCGCATTCAG TGGAATAGCATGGAGACCATTGTCAGTGCGCAGCTGAAAGACCACCGATCTATGAACCCCTGTCCTGTTTATGATGAGGTCACAGGGAAACTGATCCTGTTCTTCATAGCCGTCCCAGGGAAGATCTCTGAGCAGCATCAGCTCAGGACAAAGATCAACCTGGTACGTCTCTGCTATGTCACTAGCACGGACCAAGGACGCACCTGGAGCACCGCCCAGGATGTCACCGACGGTACCATTAGCACAGAGTACAAGAACTGGGCCACTTTTGCGGTGGGGCCGGGTCATGGATTACAATTGCTCAACGAGGCCCGGAGCCTTGTGATTCCTGCCTATGCCTATCGTATCTTGGACCCTAAGCAACACCCCACCCCTCACGCCTTCTGCTTCATCAGCTCTGACCATGGGACAACGTGGGAAATGGGGAACTTCGTGGGGGAGGAGAGCGCGGTGGAGTGCCAGGTGGCGGAGGTGCACACCTGCGGCAGGAAGGTCCTCTACTGCAACGCCAGGAGCAGCAGGGGAGCCAGAATCCAGGCTGTCAGCTACAACCATGGGCTGGACTTTGAGGGAGGCCAGCGGGTTGAAACACTAGTAGAACCTCCCTCTGGATGTCATGGAAGTGTTACTGCCTTCCCACCTCCCCCTGGCGCCAGGTGCCAAGATAGTTGGTTGCTCTACGCCCATCCTACGGACCCAAGGAGTCGAAGAGATTTAGGAATTTACCTCAACAAAAGCCCTTTAAATCCTGCACACTGGACAAAACCAAGCATCCTCTTCAAGGGCCTGTGCGCTTACTCGGATCTGCAGTACATGGGCGTTGGGCCAGATGGCTCACCCTTGTTCTCCTGCCTCTTTGAATATGGGACCCACAAACAATGTGAAGAGATAATCTTTGTAATGTTCACTTTGAAGCAAGCTTTTCCATCAGAGTGCTGA